The DNA window TGATTttgtgagtgtttgtgtttgagcttatcgtagttttgaaatgaatgagactgATCAATGATGAATGAATGATCTTGTCTTGCATAATTCATATAAGACTATTGATAACCCAGCTTACTTTACATATGTTGCATGCCTATGTCATTTTGTAGCACTATTTACGGTGTAGTATATTTACGGAGATTATATATGTTGGGTTGTTGGTGTCAACTTACTGACAGTTAAGGTCATTATAAGACAAATCTATCTATTATATATCTTGATTCTGTGTATTGATTTCATCACTTTGGCATTTCAGAATAACCTAACATATTCATAACAGTTTCATGTTCTATCCCAAAGGATCATCACCACTttctatcatttttttttatcaataccTATATTGCTAATTTTCATTTATCTTACTACGCTACTCACATTTTTAGTATTTCCTTGGGAAGAATGTTTTTTCATCATTTGCATTCAAAGTAACTTGCTCatatgtttgctttatctttgtCGACACTGGTGATCTCAAAGGCGgaataatttaaaattgtttaattatgaTACCAATGGCTTTTCGTAGATAAGTTTAAATGGGCATTGTTTGCTGATATCAATGGGAAATCTCAAGTTTGATTTTTGTTGGAAATTGATACAGGAACTTTTACTAAAGTATTGATTCTTATTTCTTAAGATACCCTGTGTCAATTTTTCCATCTTAGAGATTAATCTCACTAATCTCTCTTCTGAAAATTGGAACTTTGTAAGAAATGTTTAAAGAATTTGGTAAATAAATTTGCATTAAAGCATTTTAGTAAAAGTTCAACAAACATAACACTTCTCACAAAATGTTGTAACTAACATGCTATTGAGTTTGGTGTGAGGAGAATAGCCCCTTTTTCTTTATTAAATTTCATTTGTAATTTAGTTGATAGTGTGCAGTATAAGTATTTCTATTATTCGAATCTTTGCTGTTTGCATGGTTCTGCAATTTTTTGAAGCTATCTTTTTCCAGGTGTCTGCAGAACATAAGCTTCCTTCACTCTATCTCTTGGACAGTGTTGTGAAAAATGTTGGCCAGGAATATGTTCGATACTTCTCACTACGTCTACCCGAAGTAAGTCAATTCAAGTTATATTAATTTGAATTCCTAAATAATTTAATTCTGTCATTAAAACTTGTAGTTCTATTGTCTCCCAAGGTGTTCTGCGAGGCATACAGACAGGTTAATCCAAGTTTGCATTCTGCGATGCGACATCTCTTTAGTACCTGGTCAAAAGTTTTCCCTCCCTCTGTCTTACGGAAGATTGAAGCACAATTGCAATTTTCTCAAGCTGTTAATAATCAACCATCAAGTGTTAATCCCCTCAGGGCTTCTGAATCTCCTCGGCCAACTCATGGGATACATGTTAACCCAAAATACATAAGACAAATGGAACACTCTACCTCAATTATGGATAGTGTAAGTTTTATTTGTAAATATGTACTTATAAACTATTCTGGATGGTCAGTATCTCATTTACTTTCATATTTAATAAGGATGTGTTTAGTATCATTAATTTGCATGTATTCAGGGGGAAAGAAAAAATGAAACTGGTTACATGTAACCAGAACTGAATGTGGATTTTTGTGGAAAATATCTTAACTTTGTGCAGATACTCTGGATCTTACTCAGCAATTTGCTTGTAAAATCATctgtatttaaatattttaatttatgctGAGGCAGTGAAAGTCATGGATGACGTATTAATTGCTTCTATTTCCTTGTATCCAATTAGCACTTTGTTGTATGAGAAATTGATTCTGTCGTATGTGTTAGTGTTCTCTGGCAACAGAGAGATCCTGTAAACTACTATAGGATACATTCTGACAGTGTGTTGGTTTCATCCTGTCAGGTTGTGGGTGAAAGGTTAGGTTCACCAGGAACTGTAGGAAATGCAAATTTTGGCCTTGCAGCTAATAAAGTTCATCAATTGGTGCCAAGTAGGGTTGGCAAATCCTCTTCACCGTCAGGAATTGGACTTGATAGGCACATGCCTTCATATATGGATGAATATGTAGTTGACAATTCTGCTGGCAGGATAGTTGAGAGAGAATCTCCTCATCGTGCTGTTGATTATGGACTAGTTAAAGGATTGAGTAGAGAAGAAGAGTTGCGTGATTGGCCGCGAAAGCAGTTTTCCGGTGATGGTCCGAAGAGATTTCCAACTTCTATGACATACAGTCTTAGTAACGGACAACCACGCCAAAATCCAAGAGCTCTAATTGATGCCTATGGTAGTGACAAAAGCCAAGAAACTTCTGGCAGTAAGCCTTTGTTAGTTGAGCGGTTGGATAGAAATGGCATGGATAAGGTTGTGACGACATCATGGCAGAACACTGAAGAGGAGGAGTTTGATTGGGAAGATATGAGTCCAACACTAGTGGACCATAGTAGAAACAATGGTTTCCTGCAACCAACTATTGGTTTTTCCTCAGAAAAGCCTGTTACTATTCCAGGCAGTGCAACTTCTTCAGTGTCAAGGATATTTCATGGTCTCAAGTCTAATATGGAGTACCGTCCACCAGTTTTGCCGGCAACTTTTGAAATAAGGAACTCTATAAATGTGCATGCTCCTCGTCCTCCCAGCTTAAATCCTACATTTCCATTTAAGAACCCTGTTAGGAATCCATTCGAATCAATAAACGCTAATAGTACCATTGTGAGTCATGGTCTGAATAGACCATTTCCGATCCATGAACAATCGTTGCCCGGTGTTGAGAATAATGACATCAGTAAAAGAAACCCGTATCAGTTACCTAATCAGCTAGCTGGTCTGATTTCATCTAATCCACAAAACCCTGTACAAACACCACAGTTACAGTTTTTTCCATCTCAAGATTCAGCAGCATCGCAATTTAGTTATAGGCCATCTTTGCAAGGACATGGTGCTGCTATAAGTACCCCCATGTCAAATGTCCGACCTGTTATGCCATTCCCTTTGCCTGGCCAAAGAACTGTAAACAACTCTTTTCATTTCCAGGGAGGACCGTTG is part of the Vicia villosa cultivar HV-30 ecotype Madison, WI linkage group LG2, Vvil1.0, whole genome shotgun sequence genome and encodes:
- the LOC131652831 gene encoding polyadenylation and cleavage factor homolog 4 — protein: MSNENGQKPPPSILVGRFKALLKQREDDPRLRNSQPSTEEIVQIYEALLGELTSNVKPIITDLTIIAEQHREHARGIAYAICARILEVSAEHKLPSLYLLDSVVKNVGQEYVRYFSLRLPEVFCEAYRQVNPSLHSAMRHLFSTWSKVFPPSVLRKIEAQLQFSQAVNNQPSSVNPLRASESPRPTHGIHVNPKYIRQMEHSTSIMDSVVGERLGSPGTVGNANFGLAANKVHQLVPSRVGKSSSPSGIGLDRHMPSYMDEYVVDNSAGRIVERESPHRAVDYGLVKGLSREEELRDWPRKQFSGDGPKRFPTSMTYSLSNGQPRQNPRALIDAYGSDKSQETSGSKPLLVERLDRNGMDKVVTTSWQNTEEEEFDWEDMSPTLVDHSRNNGFLQPTIGFSSEKPVTIPGSATSSVSRIFHGLKSNMEYRPPVLPATFEIRNSINVHAPRPPSLNPTFPFKNPVRNPFESINANSTIVSHGLNRPFPIHEQSLPGVENNDISKRNPYQLPNQLAGLISSNPQNPVQTPQLQFFPSQDSAASQFSYRPSLQGHGAAISTPMSNVRPVMPFPLPGQRTVNNSFHFQGGPLRPLPPAGPHAPSQMLPHPNPSPFVSSQQPTVGYSNLINSLMAQGVISLANQAPAQDFVGIEFDPDILKVRHESAIKALYGDLPRQCTTCGLRFKSQDEHSSHMDWHVTKNRMSKNRKQKPSRKWFVSETMWLSGAEALGAESAPGFLPTETTEEKKEDEELAVPAEEDQNTCALCGEPFDEFYSDETEEWMYRGAVYLNAPNGITAGMDRSQLGPVIHAKCRSESTSTPTEECVMDEGGTYEEGNERKRMRVV